One genomic region from Rosa rugosa chromosome 1, drRosRugo1.1, whole genome shotgun sequence encodes:
- the LOC133736932 gene encoding abscisic acid 8'-hydroxylase 3-like: MLSAISKEEFLFLVKKYYDVLIVALLFSIGVAFFVSKLAWRKVTGSRGHIPGRLGLPFIGETISFMSATNSTRGCYDFIRFRRIWYGKWFKTRIFGKIHVFVPSTEGAKMIFSNDFAKFNKGYVKSMADCIGDKSLLCVPHENHKRIRRLLSDPFSMNSLSSFIEKFDRMLCQKLKKLEQGGKSFSVLDFSMRMTFDAMCCMLMSVTDEPLLRQLEKDCTAVSDGILSVPVMIPGTRYYKGIKARRRLMETFKDMIARRRSGKEWPEPEDFLQSMLRRDSYPPNEKLQDSEIMDNLMTLIIAGQTTTSAAMMWSVKFLDENQQVQDILREEQLSIATSKPEGASITLEDINNMSYCWKVVKETVRMSTVVMWYPRVALSDCTIEGFEIKKGWHVNIDATCIHNDPDLYPDPSKFNPSRFDEMQKPYSFIPFGSGPRTCLGINMAKMTMMVFLHRLTTAYRWTVDDLDTSLEKKAHIPRLRSGCPITLTARPCK; encoded by the exons ATGCTGAGTGCAATATCAAAAGAAGAGTTCCTCTTCCTTGTTAAGAAGTATTATGATGTTCTCATTGTTGCACTACTGTTTTCTATCGGAGTTGCATTTTTCGTCTCTAAATTAGCATGGAGAAAGGTCACAGGTTCCAGAGGTCACATCCCTGGCCGGTTGGGGTTACCCTTTATAGGTGAAACCATTTCTTTTATGTCAGCAACCAATAGCACAAGAGGATGCTATGATTTTATCAGATTCCGGCGAATATG GTATGGGAAGTGGTTCAAGACGAgaatttttggcaagatccaTGTGTTTGTTCCAAGTACAGAGGGTGCAAAAATGATTTTTTCTAATGATTTTGCTAAGTTCAACAAAGGATATGTGAAATCAATGGCAGATTGTATTGGAGATAAAAGCTTGCTCTGTGTCCCACATGAGAACCATAAAAGAATAAGGCGCTTATTATCAGATCCTTTCTCCATGAATTCTTTATCTTCGTTCATTGAGAAATTCGATAGAATGCTGTGTCAGAAACTGAAGAAACTAGAACAAGGTGGGAAAAGCTTTTCGGTGCTTGACTTCAGTATGAGG ATGACATTTGATGCGATGTGCTGCATGCTAATGAGTGTCACGGATGAGCCCTTGCTAAGGCAGCTTGAGAAAGACTGCACTGCAGTCTCGGATGGAATCTTATCTGTTCCTGTCATGATTCCAGGCACTAGATATTACAAAGGCATCAAG GCACGCAGACGTCTCATGGAAACCTTTAAAGACATGATTGCCAGAAGAAGGAGTGGGAAGGAGTGGCCAGAACCAGAAGATTTCCTACAGTCCATGTTGCGAAGAGACTCATACCCTCCCAATGAAAAGCTGCAAGACTCGGAAATCATGGACAACCTAATGACACTTATAATTGCAGGGCAGACGACCACTTCAGCTGCAATGATGTGGAGTGTCAAGTTTCTGGATGAGAACCAACAAGTCCAAGACATTCTTAGA GAGGAACAACTGTCGATAGCCACATCCAAGCCCGAAGGAGCATCAATTACCCTCGAAGATATTAATAATATGTCCTACTGTTGGAAG GTTGTTAAAGAAACAGTAAGGATGTCAACTGTGGTTATGTGGTATCCTCGAGTTGCACTCAGTGACTGTACTATAGAAG GTTTTGAGATAAAGAAAGGGTGGCATGTGAACATTGACGCGACATGCATACACAACGACCCAGATTTGTACCCAGACCCGTCCAAATTCAACCCTTCTAGATTTGAT GAAATGCAAAAGCCATATAGTTTCATACCATTTGGGTCAGGACCCAGGACATGCTTGGGAATCAATATGGCCAAGATGACAATGATGGTCTTTCTTCACCGTCTAACTACTGCATACAG GTGGACAGTCGATGATCTTGATACCAGTCTAGAAAAGAAGGCCCATATTCCTAGACTAAGAAGTGGTTGTCCCATTACCTTGACGGCGCGGCCTTGTAAGTAA
- the LOC133736942 gene encoding loganic acid O-methyltransferase-like — translation MAIEELSKMVEAYPMKGGDGPNSYAKNSSYQKGVAGAAQEVVNMAIAEKLDIDNITLSNSNTFSIADLGCSVGPNTLSAVGNIIEAVQLKYQSQGRLLDSQIPQFQVFFNDHTPNDFNMLFKSLPPNRQYYAMGVPGSFYGRLFPKASVHFVHSSYAIHWLSRVPKQVLDKNSPAWNKGRIHYLNSTDAVVRAFEAQYAEDMACFLHARAQEIVCGGLMVLIIPGHIQDTHHSQSFRNMTYQLLGSCLMDLARKGVVSEEKVDSFNIPIYYMSPQELEASVERNGCFSIEGMENLRKISKLGNVTESAQLIASHGRAVMEGLFRQQFGDEILDELFDLYRKKLEENPSIFESMDATLFLAVLKRNTN, via the exons atGGCCATAGAGGAACTCAGCAAAATGGTTGAAGCATATCCAATGAAAGGTGGAGATGGGCCCAACAGCTATGCCAAGAACTCCAGTTACCAG AAAGGAGTTGCAGGTGCTGCCCAAGAAGTTGTGAACATGGCTATTGCAGAAAAGCTTGACATAGACAACATCACATTATCTAATTCCAACACCTTTAGCATTGCAGATTTAGGCTGCTCTGTTGGGCCAAATACGCTTTCTGCAGTTGGGAACATAATTGAAGCTGTGCAGCTCAAGTATCAAAGCCAAGGGCGGCTGCTTGATTCCCAAATCCCTCAATTTCAAGTTTTCTTTAATGATCATACCCCAAATGACTTTAACATGCTCTTCAAGTCCCTCCCTCCCAACAGACAATACTATGCAATGGGTGTGCCCGGTTCTTTCTATGGTCGTCTATTTCCTAAAGCTTCGGTTCACTTTGTTCACTCTTCTTACGCCATTCATTGGCTTTCAAGGGTACCGAAGCAGGTACTCGATAAAAATAGCCCTGCTTGGAACAAAGGACGAATCCATTACCTAAATTCTACAGATGCAGTAGTGAGGGCATTTGAAGCTCAGTATGCTGAGGACATGGCGTGCTTCCTGCATGCCAGGGCACAAGAGATTGTCTGTGGAGGATTGATGGTACTTATCATTCCAGGTCACATTCAAGATACACATCATTCCCAATCTTTTAGAAATATGACCTATCAACTATTAGGGTCTTGCCTCATGGACTTGGCTAGGAAG GGAGTAGTTAGCGAGGAGAAGGTAGATTCGTTTAATATACCCATTTACTATATGTCTCCCCAAGAACTGGAAGCTTCTGTAGAAAGAAATGGCTGTTTTAGCATAGAGGGTATGGAAAACTTACGTAAGATCTCAAAACTTGGCAATGTCACCGAAAGTGCCCAACTAATTGCATCTCACGGCAGAGCTGTTATGGAGGGACTGTTCAGGCAGCAATTTGGAGATGAAATTTTAGATGAGCTCTTTGACTTGTACCGCAAGAAACTTGAAGAGAATCCCTCCATCTTTGAGTCAATGGATGCAACTCTCTTTCTTGCCGTGCTTAAACGCAACACAAATTGA
- the LOC133724849 gene encoding acyl-coenzyme A oxidase 3, peroxisomal-like yields MDRVTWRTQVLSNHLHRSSASSALTANPCVGFSPPELAERFEFETKEMRKLLDHHNLEERDWLFGLMRQSKLFNPKEAGDGRVFVSPDYNQSMEQQREMTLKRIAYLLDRGVFRGWMTEKGVEAELRKFAFQEVAAIYDHSLSVKIGVHFFLWGGSILFFGTKRHHDKWLRDTENYAIKGCFAMSELGHGSNVRGIETVTTYDSKTGEFVINTPCESAQKYWIGGAANHATHTIVFSQLIISGTNQGVHAFIAQIRDGNGNICPNIRIADCGHKIGLNGVDNGRIWFDNVRIPRENLLNSVADVSAEGQYLSAIKDPDQRFAAFLAPLTSGRVTIATSAIYTAKISLAIAIRYSLTRRAFSVTPNGPEVLLLDYPSHRHRLLPLLAKTYAMTFAANHLKMIYVRRTPESSKTIHVVSSAFKATLTWHNMRTLQECREACGGQGLKTENRIGNLKGEFDVQSTFEGDNNVLMQQVSKALLAEFITAQKRSKPFKALGLEHMNKPCPVIPSHLTSSTLQSIEFQMDAFCLRERDLLNRFAVEVSQRQKQGESKEYSVLLSYQLADDLGRAFSDRTILQTFIDVEATVPAGSLKNVLATLRTLYALICLEEDVAFLRYGYLSTDNVAAVRKEVSSLCRELRPHALALVSSFGIPDAFLGPIAFNWIESNSWSSVQQH; encoded by the exons ATGGATCGGGTGACGTGGCGAACCCAAGTGCTCTCGAACCACCTCCACCGCTCCTCCGCCTCGTCCGCTCTGACGGCCAACCCGTGCGTGGGGTTTTCGCCGCCGGAGCTGGCGGAGCGGTTCGAATTCGAGACGAAGGAGATGCGGAAGCTTCTGGACCACCACAATCTGGAGGAGCGGGACTGGCTGTTCGGGCTGATGAGGCAGAGCAAGCTGTTTAATCCGAAGGAGGCCGGCGACGGCCGGGTGTTTGTGTCGCCGGACTACAACCAGAGCATGGAGCAGCAGAGGGAGATGACCCTGAAGCGGATTGCCTACTTGTTGGATCGCGGGGTTTTCAGAGGTTGGATGACCGAGAAGGGGGTTGAGGCTGAGTTGAGGAAGTTTGCGTTTCAAGAAGTTGCTGCGATTTATGATCATTCGCTCTCTGTCAAGATCGGTGTGCATTTTTTTCTATG GGGTGGTTCCATTCTGTTCTTTGGCACAAAGCGCCATCACGACAAGTGGCTGAGGGACACTGAGAATTATGCAATCAAGGGCTGCTTTGCAATGTCTGAGTTAGGGCACGGCAGTAAT GTTCGAGGAATCGAAACAGTCACCACTTACGATTCAAAAACTGGAGAGTTTGTCATTAATACTCCTTGTGAATCTGCTCAGAAGTATTGGATTGGAGGGGCAGCTAAT CATGCCACACACACTATAGTCTTTTCACAACTCATCATATCCGGGACCAATCAAGGCGTCCATGCATTTATAGCCCAGATCAGGGATGGAAATGGGAACATCTGTCCAAACATCCGTATTGCTGATTGTGGTCATAAAATTGGTTTAAATGGTGTTGATAATGGTCGAATATG GTTTGACAATGTCCGAATCCCCAGGGAAAATTTGTTGAATTCAGTAGCAGATGTTTCCGCAGAAGGGCAATATCTGAGTGCAATAAAAGACCCAGATCAG AGATTCGCAGCGTTCTTGGCTCCATTGACATCTGGACGTGTAACTATAGCAACCAGTGCAATTTACACAGCAAAG ATAAGTTTAGCAATTGCCATAAGGTACTCTTTGACAAGGCGGGCTTTTTCGGTTACACCAAACGGACCGGAAGTTCTATTGCTTGATTACCCAAGTCATCGACACCGGCTCTTGCCTCTCCTTGCAAAGAC ATATGCTATGACTTTTGCTGCAAATCACCTAAAGATGATCTATGTTAGGAGGACTCCTGAGTCGAGCAAAACCATCCATGTTGTTTCAAGTGCATTCAAGGCTACACTTACCTGGCATAACATGCGAACTCTTCAG GAGTGCCGTGAAGCCTGTGGAGGGCAAGGTCTGAAGACTGAAAACCGCATTGGTAATCTGAAAGGTGAATTTGATGTGCAGTCTACTTTTGAGGGGGACAATAATGTTCTGATGCAGCAG GTCAGCAAGGCACTTCTTGCAGAGTTTATAACAGCTCAGAAGAGAAGTAAACCGTTTAAAGCTTTGGGATTAGAACATATGAATAAACCTTGCCCTGTCATTCCATCTCACCTTACAAGTTCTACTCTTCAGAGTATCGAATTTCAG ATGGATGCATTTTGCTTAAGAGAGCGGGATCTACTGAATCGCTTTGCTGTGGAAGTGTCACAACGACAAAAACAGGGAGAAAGCAAAGAGTACTCGGTTCTTCTG AGTTATCAGCTTGCAGATGATTTGGGAAGAGCTTTCTCAGATCGAACAATATTGCAAACCTTCATCGATGTAGAGGCAACTGTACCTGCTGGTTCACTGAAG AATGTCTTAGCTACGTTGAGGACCTTGTATGCATTGATTTGCTTGGAAGAGGATGTGGCATTCCTCCGATACGGGTACTTATCAACGGATAATGTTGCTGCCGTGAGGAAAGAAGTAAGCAGCCTCTGCAGAGAGCTACGACCCCATGCACTTGCCTTGGTCAGTTCTTTTGGCATCCCTGATGCTTTCCTCGGTCCCATAGCTTTTAACTGGATTGAGTCAAATTCATGGTCTTCAGTTCAGCAGCACTAG